Genomic DNA from Urocitellus parryii isolate mUroPar1 chromosome 5, mUroPar1.hap1, whole genome shotgun sequence:
gtgtgtgtgtgtgtgtgttttccatttCAGTCCTCTGGTGAGCAACTCTGTGCTAGGTGCTGTTCTAGgtgataaaaatgtaaagacaaTAATTCTTAACCTCAAATAGGTTACAATATATACAAGAAGGAGACATATAAGAAAATTGAGGATTATATTTGTGTTAAGTAACGTGCAAAGGGAGCTATGAGGATCTAAAACATCAGGAGTACATACAGGAATGGGAAGAGAAGCCAACCTCCAtgatgtgtgcctgtaatcccagctacttgggaagctaaagTGGGAGGATTGTGAATTTAAGACTAGCCTgtgcaacacagtgagaccctatctcaaaaaaaaaaaaaagaataggaagagaTTGGGTCAGAAAAATCTTCCCAGAAgaggtgatgatgataatgatcaCTCTTACATAGAGGGCTTATTGTATACCATGTGCTattctaaatactttaaatatagtAACACTTAATATTCCTAGGcttatttaaagataaatggCAGTTGGTCAGGGAGAAACAAAAGTGCTGGGGCATAAAGAAATTCCTGGAAGAGAGATCAGGATGGGTACAGACATAAAAGCAAGAACATGGGGGGCACAGGAAACTACAGGTAATTTAATATGGTTAAATAAGCACTTGAGTGGaaaacaggttttaaaaaaatgaagcttaAAGAAGTGCacaagccaagcacagtggtgtatacctataatcccagtgcttgggaaactgaggcaagaggatcacgagttcaaaaccagcctcagaaactatcaggcactgggctggggatgtggctcaagcggtagcgtgctcgcctggcatgcgtgggacactgggtttgatcctcaacaccacataaaaataaagtaaacatattgtgtccacctaaaactaactaactgaataaataaaatatttttaaaaagaaagaaagaaactgtcaGGCACTAAgcaatcagtgagaccctatctctaaaatacagaatagggctggggatgtggctcggtgattgagtgcccctgagttcaatccccagtaccaaaaagaaaaaaaagaagaagtggtgcacaagaggggctggggttgtggctcagtggtagagcactggcctacctagcatgtgtgaggcattaggttcgattctcaacaccacatgtataaaataaaggtttattgacaactaaaaaatagtttaaaaaaaaagaagtgcacAAGAGggactgggttgtagctcagtgatagattactcacctagcatgcatgaggtgctgagtttgatcctcagcacaacataaaaatttaaaaaggtattgtgtccacctataacttaaTATGTGTgttcacatacacatataaagaaGTGCACAAGAACTAGAAGTTTTATAGATTTGTCTTAAAAcctattatttttcccttcttcaGAGGACTTTGGATTTAAACATCGGCTCTGGGTATATTCTGGAAGGAGAGGTGTTCATTGTTGGGTTTGTGATGAATCAGTTAGAAAGCTATCCTCTGCAGTACGTTCTGGGATAGTTGAGTATTTGAGTCTTGTAAAGGTAAGATCCTCTTAACTGTAATTTACATTTCTTGTTTACTAGCCATTACCAAGCCTGGTATGTTTAATAACAAATTAAACTATCTTTCATAGACTTCACATCCCAGAGTAGATGTTACTAATGATCATTTAAAATCATAACAGCTACCTTTTTACAATATTTCCTATTTTGCTGTAAGTATTCTCCTTTGTGgcaaaaaaagattaatttacttttattcatttgtcaAGTAAATTTAACTCAGAAAGCTACAGATATTGAGATGATATAAAATAGCATGCAGGCTTCTATTTGTTGACAGAAATTTAGCCAATCTCTTTGAATTTATAATAGGACACATTAATTTTTCATGTGTCAATATAAATTTCTTCTTGATGGTTTGTTTTTCAGGGTGGCCAAGATGTCAGAAAGAAAGTTCACCTAAATGAAAAAATTCATCCTTTTGTCAGGTCTGTTGGAAAAGACCCCATGCAGTTTAAGTGTATCTAATTTACTTAcatgtgcttttaaaattatcttgctATCAGTTTTCACtgctgggtattttttttcttttttcttcttccccacctgtacccccccctccccccagaacTGGGactagaactcaggggcactctaccactgacttacattcacagccctttttattcttaatattgagACAGGGCTTGCTAATtttcccaagctggccttgaacttaaaatcctcctgccttagcctcctaagttgtTGGGgataccctgcctcaaaataaaaaggaatgggcacatagttcagtggtaaagtactcacCTAACATGCATACTGGTTTCAATCCCAATaccataaaaaaggaagaagtggaAAGCATTTCTCAAATATCTATTCTGTGCCAGGTACTATGCTAGGTTTTTTTTGCCTTCAAGTATCTTGTTTTAATTCTCATAAACCAGCAAAGAGGTATTAGCACCATTTAACCTAGTTAAGCTCTAGAAATTCAGGGAAAATAAGCAGTAACCTCCCACCCAATGGCAATAGTGTTATATGTGTTGTTAATAGTATTGGAACTTTGTTGTTACTTTTCTTCCCACAGGAAAtctataaacataataaaaaaatactttgaagagTATGCCTTGGTTGATCAagatattcttgaaaataaagaaagctgGGATAAGATTTTAGCCCTTGTTCCTGAGGATATCCTTTCCTGAGACCATTTTTATGTGAGCCAGTTATAACATCTGTGATATTACGTGTTCTGCTTGCATACCCTCATATATTTAtaaggttttttaatttttatttatttatttttttaccccaaatagctcctgtttttctatgtttttgtATCTTTAGTCTGGAATATAATAAGAAATGGGGTCATTTTGTAAATCACCTTCCTCATTTTGGAATGTGGTTCTAGAATTAATGGCTAAAGAATGCAGAATCACTTTGTCTAAATATGTACAAACTAGGACAAGCTTTTACATTACACCTTATAATTAGTGTTCATTCTGTTATatctttactttttgttgttttttacagggatggggatttaacccaggactttgcacatgctaggcaagtactctagcactgagctatatcccaaaccGTATCTACAATTTTTTCAATGTAAGTGTTTAACATTATGTTTTAGAAGACCATAATAGAGGGCTGGtatggtagctcagtggcagaacacttgtctagcatgtgtgaagccctgcaTTTGATCCctaacaccaaataaaaattaagtaaatgaaataaatgtattgtgtccatctgcaactaaaagtgttttaaaaagaagacagtaatagttactttctatttctatatatgtGCAAACTTTGGATATTCTTGTAATGATACATCTAAAAACTTAAGTTGTTCACTGATGTACCCTAAATGAGTGTGTTCTTTAATGATCGTCACCTATTCATGAAGATCTTCAAAAAAACTTCCAAAAGTCTCACAGTTCACTTCAGAGATGGGAGTATTTGAAGAGAGTAGCCAGCACAAATCAGGTATATTCCATTCAAATCTATTTACAGATATGATAATGAGAGTCTTAATTAAGTTCTCATTATTTTGCTCATCAGTTAAAAATgattcaataactttttttttaatcttccttaaAGAAATACTCAGAAGTTCCTACTAATTCCCATGCTGGCCTTGTATCTgcttttagaatatcaaaaatGACAAATGTGGACCCTGGCTAGAGTGGGAGATTATGCTCCAGTACTGTTTTCCACGACTGGATATCAACGTTAGCAAAGGAATTAATCACTTACTGAAGAGCCCTTTTAGCGTTCATCCAAAAACAGGTACAATATAAAGAaagtaaggaaaattaaaagaaaaataagttatttttgttttagcaagCACATCATTAGGTATGAATACATGTCTGTGACATTAAAGGTAGAAGTATTATTCTATCAGCTAGTTTCTTCTGTActttgtgtgtatgcacacagGTGTGTATTAGGGgtcaaacccagagctttgctcatgccaggcaagtactctaccactaagctacatacctagcttttttttttttaacactatcAGTTAAAGTAGCTACCAGATGAATTTCTACTGTGTTAATGTTTTTCAGTTGAGTTTCTGAGGTTTAGTGTTGGAGGACAACAGCTCTCGttgtagatgagaaaactcaGTCCCAGTAGGTTAAACTGACTTAtccaaaatcataaaacaaattttgtCAGTGCTGGGAACAAAATAGTTTTgttggggttatttgtttttgattttgccttacttgggattgaacccagggacactctaccacagagccatatccctagccctttttacttttaattttgagataggctctaagttgcagaggctagtctcaaacttgccattctcctgcctcagcctcccacatcagggattacaggtgtgcaccaccacacccagcagaatTCAGCTCTTAATCCACTATGCTGCATTTTTTcaggtgtgattttttttgtttatgatttagctttattctttcatatttctcTTATATAATATTTGATGGACTGAAATTGACTTTAAATTGATATAAAAGTGATTATATTAGCATAAAACTTGGTTCCATCTAACCAAGGGACTTGTTAATAGAGAAGGATATAGTTGTCCTCTTTAATGTCAACAGTCCAATTCTGCCACTTGCTGTGAGACCTTAGGCAAATTAATCTTTCTGTAAGGTTTTGGTGTTCTCATCTTTCAGATTGATATTAAAGATTGGtttggtggcacatatctgtagtTTTAGCTACTTGAGCAATTTTGAACCTAGAAGTTCAAGATTAGCCTAggaaacacagtgagaccctatcttaaaataaaataaaatggagattaaaAATATCTATCTCAATGGGTTATCATGAAGATCTAaaatgtaaagtgcttagaagaTTGGCACACATTCACACATTCAATTCTTTCAAACTGCCTAGTTTCCTTTAAGAACATATAAtgagagctgggattgtggctcagcggtatagcacttgcctagcatgtgcaaggtcctgggtttgatccttagtacctcataaaaataagtaaacagaataaaggtattgtgtctaacaacaactaaaaaataaatgttaaaaaaaataatatatactgatATAGTTCATACATTTATATGGCCCCTTCTTCAAACCTGTCAACTGTGTTTTTAGCTTCTTTGGCAAtaagcttattattattattttaatatgcattttaaactTCAGTGGGTATCCCCACATTCTCATATGGGTAATTAATCATGTTCACTCATAAgcatacacctttttttttttttcctttttctcttttaactcaatactgggaattgaacccagtgcctgggcatggcacatgctaagcaagtgctccatcactgagctaaatcTGCAACTTCCACTCCACTGCcctccacccccacacacccagatAGGTATCAGTaatttgcccagattggccttgaacttgcaatcctcctatctcaggaTCCCAAGTAgctcacaatatatttttattatatccttTCCCCTTTCATATCAAGTAGCCACTTTTACTAAAGTAGCCACTTTTACTCTATCTTCAAATAACAACTTCCAGTTCCCTTTTTTGTTACTCATCTGACATTCTTTAGattcattatataatttttgaGATATGATGAATTGTATGTGGTATCTCAGGTGTAGCTATCATAAAAGAGTAAGatgagtggcacacacctataatcccagtgactcaggaagcttaggcaggaggatttcaagttcaagactagcctcagc
This window encodes:
- the Prim1 gene encoding DNA primase small subunit isoform X2; this encodes MTDYDDVRRCCSSADICSKCWTLMTMAIHIIDRALKEDFGFKHRLWVYSGRRGVHCWVCDESVRKLSSAVRSGIVEYLSLVKGGQDVRKKVHLNEKIHPFVRKSINIIKKYFEEYALVDQDILENKESWDKILALVPEAIHEDLQKNFQKSHSSLQRWEYLKRVASTNQNIKNDKCGPWLEWEIMLQYCFPRLDINVSKGINHLLKSPFSVHPKTGRISVPIDLQKVDQFDPFTVPTISSICHELDVIFTNEKEKEETEAESDVKHRTKDYKKTSLAPYVKVFEQFLENLDKSRKGELLKKSDLQKAF